One genomic segment of Linepithema humile isolate Giens D197 chromosome 5, Lhum_UNIL_v1.0, whole genome shotgun sequence includes these proteins:
- the mrn gene encoding general transcription factor IIH subunit 4, which yields MSNTISGKNLLRPNGLQCKNLHEYLKSRSPDTLNRLYHKPPICLAVFRELPVIAKHYVMRLLFVEQPVPQAVIASWCSKLYFEEHQKVVQVLNELYVWKEASIPGGLPGWTLNSTFKKNLKIVLLGGGKPWTMSNQLETDSKPRDVVFLDSYALERWECVLHYMVGSQQQEGISADAVRILLHAGLMKRDEADGSPLITQAGFQFLLLDTASQVWYFILQYLDTIEARGLDLVECLTFLFQLNFSTLGKDYSTEGMSEGLLTFLQHLREFGLVYQRKRKAGRFYPTRLALNIATGENKPLTRDADKEGYIVVETNYRVYAYTNSNLQVALLGLFCEMLYRFPNLVVSILTRDSVRQALKSGITASQIVGYLQQHAHSKMIEAGPPILPPTIVDQIKLWENERNRFLFSEGVLYSQFLSQTDFEVLRDHALSTGVLIWQSERKRTMVVTKAGHDDVKKFWKRYSKGSS from the exons ATGTCTAATACAATAAGTGGCAAGAATTTATTACGGCCGAATGGCTTACAGTGCAAAAATCTGCATGAATATTTAAAGTCACGCTCCCCCGATACTTTGAATAGACTGTATCACAAACCGCCTATATGTTTGGCCGTGTTCCGCGAGTTACCTGTAATCGCCAAGCATTATGTTATGAGACTGCTCTTCGTCGAGCAGCCCGTTCCACAAGCGGTCATAGCATCATGGTGTTCAAAACTCTACTTTGAGGAACATCAAAAAGTAGTGCAAGTTTTGAATGAGCTATATGTGTGGAAAGAAGCATCTATACCCGGTGGACTACCAGGCTGGACTTTGAACAGtactttcaagaaaaatttaaagattgtacTGTTGGGGGGTGGCAAACCATGGACCATGTCGAATCAGCTGGAAACTGATAGCAAACCACGAGATGTGGTTTTCTTAGATTCCTATGCATTAGAGAGATGGGAATGTGTTTTACATTATATGGTTGGTTCCCAACAGCAGGAag gTATATCTGCTGATGCTGTAAGAATTCTTTTACATGCTGGTTTAATGAAGAGAGATGAAGCTGATGGAAGTCCACTTATAACACAAGCTGGTTTTCAGTTTTTGCTGTTAGATACAGCTTCACAG gtATGGTACTTTATTCTGCAATATCTTGACACAATTGAGGCACGTGGTCTTGACTTAGTAGAGTGCCTTACctttttgtttcaattaaatttttccaccCTGGGTAAAGATTACAGTACTGAAGGCATGTCCGAAGgacttttgacatttttacaacatttaaGAGAATTCGGACTCGTGTATCAACGAAAACGCAAAGCAGGAAG gTTTTATCCCACTCGATTAGCACTAAACATTGCGACTGGTGAAAATAAACCTTTAACCAGAGATGCAGACAAAGAAGGATACATAGTTGTGGAAACAAATTATCGAGTGTATGCTTATACAAATTCCAATTTACAAGTTGCGTTACTTGGACTTTTTTGCGAAATGTTATATAG ATTCCCAAATTTAGTTGTATCAATATTAACAAGAGATTCCGTAAGACAAGCATTGAAAAGTGGAATAACTGCTTCTCAAATAGTTGG TTATCTACAGCAACATGCGCATAGTAAGATGATAGAAGCAGGTCCGCCTATATTACCTCCTACTATTGTAGATCAAATTAAACTGTgggaaaatgaaagaaatagatttttattcagTGAAGGCGTTTTATACAGCCAATTTCTTTCACAAACTGATTTCGAAGTTCTTAGAGATCATGCGCTTTCAACTGGGGTATTAATTTGGCAAAGTGAAAG gAAAAGAACTATGGTGGTTACCAAAGCAGGTCATgatgatgtaaaaaaattctggaAACGATACTCAAAGGGTtcaagttaa
- the CycC gene encoding cyclin-C yields MAGNFWQSSHHQQWLLDKQDLVRERQHDLSILTEEEYQKIFIFFSNMIQVLGEQLKLRQQVIATATVYFKRFYARNSLKCIDPLLLAPTSVFLASKVEEFGVISNTRLITTMGTVVKNKFNYAYVQEFPYRTNHILECEFYLLEHLDCCLIVYQPYRPLLTLIQDVGPDDQLLTLAWRIINDSLRTDVCLLYPPYQIAIGCLQVACVILQKDLKSWFAELNADMEKIQEIARYIINLYELWRKYDEKNEIQGLLAKMPKPKAAPQR; encoded by the exons atggcTGGCAATTTTTGGCAAAGCTCGCATCA CCAACAATGGTTACTGGATAAACAAGATTTGGTTAGAGAACGTCAACATGATTTATCCATACTAACCGAAGaagaatatcaaaaaatatttattttcttctccaATA tGATACAAGTTCTAGGTGAACAATTAAAACTGAGGCAACAAGTGATAGCTACTGCaacagtttattttaaaaggttTTATGCTCGCAATAGCTTGAAATGCATAGATCCTTTATTATTAGCTCCTACTTCAGTCTTTTTGGCATCAAAAGTAGAAGAATTTGGAGTAATTTCTAATACTAGACTAATAACAACAATGGGAACTGTAG tcaaaaacaaatttaattatgcataTGTGCAAGAATTTCCATATCGTACAAATCACATTTTGGAATGTGAATTTTATCTCTTGGAGCATTTGGATTGTTGTTTAATAGTATACCAACCATACCGTCccttattaacattaattcaGGATGTGGGACCAGATGATCAGTTACTTACTCTCGCATGGCGTATTATTAATGACAGTTTAAGAACAGatgtatgtttattatatcCACCTTATCAAATAGCTATTG gTTGTCTTCAAGTAGCATGTGTGATATTGCAGAAAGATCTCAAATCATGGTTCGCAGAATTAAACGCAGATAtggaaaaaattcaagaaatagCACGGTATATAATCAATTTGTACGAATTGTGGAGAAAGTATGatgaaaagaatgaaattCAAGGTTTACTAGCTAAAATGCCAAAACCAAAAGCAGCACCACAGCGTTGA